In one Hemitrygon akajei chromosome 3, sHemAka1.3, whole genome shotgun sequence genomic region, the following are encoded:
- the LOC140725649 gene encoding uncharacterized protein, translating to MDVLKITVVLILSYFSSTFSTTNCPNYCTCFFSNNITSMTCVSVETLLKVPRNIPTQTTIIMIEFTNISALTDKDFVGLFQLQELHLSNNLLENISSVVLKNIQQLRVLDLTNNLLTTLPPDVFNRAFNLASLILQGNRLETVNPSWFCKLQRLEWLDLSSNMLTSLLSNTFNNLTNLLILDLSSNKLEYLPANLFSKMPHLERLNLGKNQLTTFAPGTFNHVINLKYLFLNSNKLVKIPTGLFNNLPQLDTLDLSNNKLTSLPPKILDNLQQIGAKWEQGLDISENPWMCNCDLRYLWQWLTVNFKKVYFVSSTLCAKPEALKGKEIKTLSEAELMC from the coding sequence ATGGATGTGCTGAAGATAACAGTGGTACTGATTCTGAGCTACTTTTCCTCTACATTTTCCACGACCAATTGCCCAAATTACTGCACCTGCTTCTTTTCTAACAATATCACATCAATGACTTGTGTTTCAGTTGAAACTCTTTTGAAAGTCCCACGGAACATCCCAACTCAGACAACCATCATAATGATTGAATTCACCAACATTAGCGCTCTAACAGACAAAGATTTCGTTGGACTTTTCCAGCTTCAAGAACTTCATCTTTCAAACAACTTGTTGGAAAACATTTCTTCGGTTGTTCTAAAAAATATTCAGCAGCTGAGAGTATTGGATTTAACCAACAATTTGCTGACGACATTGCCACCGGACGTATTTAACAGGGCTTTCAATCTAGCCTCTCTAATTTTACAGGGAAACAGACTGGAAACCGTGAATCCTTCTTGGTTTTGTAAACTTCAGAGACTTGAATGGCTTGATTTATCAAGCAATATGCTGACATCTTTACTTTCAAATACATTTAATAATCTGACCAATCTGCTAATACTTGATTTATCCAGTAATAAACTTGAATATTTGCCAGCTAATCTGTTTAGCAAAATGCCCCATCTGGAGCGGTTAAACCTGGGAAAAAATCAGTTGACCACATTTGCCCCTGGTACCTTTAATCATGTAATCAATTTAAAATATTTGTTTCTTAATAGCAATAAGCTTGTGAAGATTCCCACAGGTCTGTTTAATAACCTACCACAGCTAGACACTTTGGATCTTTCAAACAACAAATTAACATCATTGCCTCCAAAAATATTAGATAATCTCCAGCAAATTGGGGCAAAGTGGGAACAGGGTTTAGACATCTCAGAGAATCCATGGATGTGTAACTGTGATTTAAGATACCTGTGGCAATGGCTAACTGTGAATTTTAAGAAGGTGTATTTTGTGAGCTCAACATTATGTGCCAAGCCTGAGGCACTAAAGGGAAAAGAAATTAAAACACTTTCTGAAGCGGAACTAATGTGTTAA